A DNA window from Nitrospira sp. contains the following coding sequences:
- a CDS encoding Tetratricopeptide repeat protein (MaGe:77307815) gives MAENDKHRARIFLHRGQLTQAKAAYEQAIADDRLADNPSELSSSLGNLGNVCALSGDFEQAEACYREVLAIQRTEQNQQAIAHTLVNLGNLHIGAGRPEKARPYYLEALDLLKPLNDDRALGILYHNLGMEEARQSHWDQAIAHFTEALECHRRIGNEEGLALTYSQMGNTFLSSGALRQAEKCLNNASEHFIKLGNPAGEAAALRLLAALYGREHNTASAMRCLERVVSLDQHHRLPELAKDRALLTGLRQSISHP, from the coding sequence ATGGCTGAGAACGACAAACACCGCGCGAGGATTTTTCTTCACCGCGGACAGCTGACTCAAGCCAAAGCCGCCTATGAGCAAGCGATCGCTGACGATCGCCTGGCGGATAACCCCAGCGAACTCTCCTCCTCGCTCGGCAATCTTGGCAATGTTTGTGCGCTCTCCGGAGATTTTGAACAGGCAGAAGCCTGTTATCGCGAAGTGCTCGCAATCCAACGGACAGAGCAAAACCAGCAGGCAATCGCGCACACCCTAGTCAATCTCGGCAATCTCCACATCGGCGCCGGCCGCCCTGAGAAAGCCCGCCCCTACTATCTTGAAGCGCTCGACCTCCTAAAACCGCTCAATGACGACCGCGCGCTCGGCATTCTGTATCACAACCTCGGCATGGAGGAGGCGAGGCAATCCCATTGGGATCAGGCGATCGCCCACTTCACCGAGGCGCTGGAATGTCATCGCCGCATCGGCAACGAAGAAGGCCTGGCGTTGACCTACAGCCAGATGGGGAATACGTTCCTCAGCTCCGGCGCGCTACGCCAGGCCGAAAAATGCCTGAATAATGCCTCCGAGCATTTCATCAAACTGGGCAATCCCGCCGGTGAAGCGGCGGCCCTGCGGCTGCTGGCCGCGCTGTATGGCCGTGAACACAATACGGCCTCGGCGATGCGCTGTCTCGAACGCGTCGTCTCGCTCGATCAGCACCATCGACTTCCCGAACTCGCAAAAGACCGCGCGCTGCTCACCGGGCTCCGTCAATCTATTTCACATCCGTAG
- a CDS encoding hypothetical protein (Evidence 4 : Unknown function but conserved in other organisms; MaGe:77307816) — protein sequence MQFDAALAAQAAFAEAESELGSDWEAAVELEEIFSSNAGSTAREAYEALLSLATRYPQAHAFQAFCIYITWQQVTEQTIAHHFETGRRLSESYLAAREGKDQQHLDYVTELLESFRAGLGLDEEDEIVIEFRKDTPKGGD from the coding sequence ATGCAATTCGATGCAGCCCTTGCCGCGCAGGCGGCGTTTGCAGAAGCGGAATCCGAGCTCGGTTCCGACTGGGAGGCCGCTGTGGAATTAGAGGAAATCTTTTCCTCCAACGCCGGATCGACGGCACGGGAGGCGTACGAGGCATTACTCTCGCTCGCGACCCGCTATCCGCAGGCCCATGCCTTTCAAGCCTTCTGCATCTACATCACCTGGCAACAGGTGACGGAACAAACCATCGCGCACCATTTTGAGACCGGGAGGCGGCTCTCCGAATCCTATCTGGCCGCGCGCGAGGGGAAGGATCAACAACACCTCGATTACGTCACCGAACTCCTGGAATCGTTTCGCGCGGGACTGGGACTGGACGAGGAAGACGAGATCGTGATCGAATTCAGAAAAGACACCCCGAAAGGCGGCGACTAG
- a CDS encoding hypothetical protein (Evidence 4 : Unknown function but conserved in other organisms; MaGe:77307817): MNIQILDDAQEDLIQGFRFYENQEPGLGAYFLDCLFSDIDSLLVYAGVHAVTYTYHRCLSKRFPFAIYYSLDKEIIRIHAVLDCRRNPSWVRKRLR; the protein is encoded by the coding sequence GTGAACATCCAGATCCTGGATGACGCTCAGGAAGACTTAATCCAAGGCTTCCGTTTCTACGAAAACCAAGAGCCCGGACTGGGCGCCTACTTTCTGGATTGCCTGTTCTCAGATATCGATTCCCTTCTCGTGTATGCTGGAGTCCACGCGGTGACGTACACCTATCACCGCTGCTTATCAAAACGCTTCCCTTTTGCTATTTACTACAGCCTGGATAAAGAGATTATTCGGATACATGCCGTATTGGACTGCCGTCGGAATCCGTCCTGGGTTAGGAAACGATTGAGATAA
- a CDS encoding Acyl-protein synthetase (MaGe:77307818): MSFNLPLKNMSLHEKLSAMESLWEDLARTPDAIESPAWHKGVLDERRQRVAEGTSQFIDWETAKADIRNKLS, encoded by the coding sequence ATGTCGTTCAACCTTCCTCTCAAGAATATGAGCCTCCACGAAAAACTCTCAGCCATGGAGTCGTTGTGGGAAGATCTCGCCCGCACACCTGATGCCATTGAGTCCCCTGCCTGGCACAAAGGCGTCCTCGATGAGCGCCGCCAGCGCGTCGCCGAAGGAACGTCGCAATTCATTGACTGGGAGACCGCAAAAGCGGATATCCGCAACAAGCTCTCGTGA
- a CDS encoding hypothetical protein (Evidence 5 : Unknown function; MaGe:77307819), producing the protein MTGLPLDTATNTGLLIGIDWPADLVDLNNLLARWRKTALLFTSSIGNDSFKHTPSARILPLTTDEAIHVIRHSPLHAKAVSFTFKSNPPCGILPPCRSTFLSRI; encoded by the coding sequence GTGACCGGACTTCCACTTGATACTGCAACCAATACTGGGCTTCTGATTGGAATCGACTGGCCGGCCGACCTTGTAGATCTTAACAACCTCTTAGCGAGATGGAGAAAGACCGCACTTTTGTTTACCTCCTCCATCGGTAACGACTCTTTCAAACACACTCCCTCTGCACGCATCCTACCCCTAACAACAGATGAAGCCATCCATGTAATTCGACACAGCCCCCTCCACGCAAAAGCTGTCAGTTTCACATTTAAATCCAATCCACCCTGCGGTATACTTCCTCCATGTCGTTCAACCTTCCTCTCAAGAATATGA
- a CDS encoding Hemerythrin domain-containing protein (MaGe:77307820) produces MAELIQELKEHHTHLLSILQLAKINGVATLETRELLRSARTTLLDHLRKEDVELYPVLRTAAIKDPAIQDMLETFANDMAETSKVAIGFFKKWDQGETDHDLSKEFGLLQAKLVSRIRREEELLYPLYEQIIAKKAA; encoded by the coding sequence ATGGCCGAACTTATTCAGGAATTGAAAGAGCATCATACCCATCTGCTCTCGATTCTGCAGTTGGCGAAGATCAATGGCGTTGCCACGCTGGAAACAAGAGAGCTGCTCCGCTCGGCACGCACGACTCTGCTCGACCACCTCCGCAAGGAAGATGTCGAGCTCTACCCGGTATTACGCACCGCGGCGATAAAGGATCCGGCCATCCAAGACATGCTGGAGACATTCGCCAACGACATGGCCGAGACATCGAAGGTGGCCATCGGTTTTTTCAAGAAATGGGACCAAGGAGAAACGGACCACGACCTCTCAAAGGAGTTCGGCCTGCTGCAGGCCAAACTCGTCAGCCGGATCCGTCGCGAAGAAGAATTACTCTATCCACTCTACGAACAAATCATCGCAAAAAAGGCCGCCTAA
- a CDS encoding Nitroreductase domain-containing protein (MaGe:77307821) translates to MSTDKPVSLPAESVSSDPVDQVIRYHIQTKHHFNRYARSAGFLDWANQPDPFRRFAGAELIPLPLLKPEEEPVSPTYEALYQPGAVSSQPVTLRTLSRFFEYALGLSAWKRGGETEWALRNNPSSGNLHPTEGYAALPQIHGLDLNPGLYHYAPKEHGLERRAEFSAETMARLLAPFPPGAFLFGLSSVHWREAWKYGERAFRYCNHDVGHALGSARVAAATLGWQMALLDGVEQNTVALLLGTNRPDDFAEVEPEHPDCLCVVWPRESGKPLPEEIPLFLDAAVVKELSESRWQGKANRLSGEHGVHWDVIDQAADASWKVSSESQALSYSRSLAEDASRVTNGAGPLAGQIIRQRRSAVSFDGRTAISAAAFFRILQRVVPRAERLQLERPMPWDLWPHAPAIHLMIFVHRVDGLTPGLYVLVRDRAKLPLIQQSLNPELVWTPPPGCPEDLALYWLLEGDARRAAAQVSCHQEIAADSAFSLGMLAEFEGRLRHVGAWFYPRLFWEAGLLGQVLYLEAEAAGVRGTGIGCFFDDPVHEMLGVQGLSFQSLYHFTIGGPVEDRRMMTLPAYHHLNR, encoded by the coding sequence ATGAGTACCGACAAGCCAGTTTCACTGCCAGCCGAATCTGTCTCATCTGATCCTGTGGATCAGGTCATTCGCTATCACATTCAGACGAAGCATCACTTTAATCGCTATGCCAGGTCGGCGGGGTTTCTCGACTGGGCGAATCAGCCCGATCCGTTCCGACGCTTCGCCGGCGCGGAACTGATTCCGCTGCCTTTGCTCAAGCCAGAGGAGGAGCCGGTTTCCCCGACCTATGAGGCGCTCTATCAACCTGGGGCGGTTTCTTCTCAGCCGGTGACGCTGCGCACGCTGTCTCGATTTTTTGAATATGCCCTGGGCTTGTCTGCTTGGAAACGAGGTGGAGAGACGGAATGGGCACTGCGGAATAATCCATCATCCGGCAATCTGCATCCGACGGAAGGCTATGCTGCCTTGCCGCAGATTCACGGCCTTGATCTTAATCCGGGACTTTATCACTACGCACCGAAGGAGCATGGGCTGGAGCGGCGGGCGGAGTTTTCAGCTGAGACGATGGCACGGTTGCTCGCGCCGTTTCCCCCAGGAGCGTTTCTCTTCGGTCTTTCCTCGGTGCATTGGCGGGAAGCTTGGAAGTATGGCGAGCGGGCATTCCGGTACTGCAATCATGACGTTGGGCATGCGCTTGGCTCCGCGCGGGTTGCCGCGGCCACGCTGGGGTGGCAGATGGCGCTGCTGGATGGCGTGGAACAGAATACTGTTGCATTGTTGCTGGGAACGAATCGCCCAGACGACTTTGCGGAGGTCGAGCCGGAACATCCGGATTGTCTCTGTGTCGTCTGGCCTCGCGAGAGTGGGAAGCCTTTGCCGGAAGAGATCCCTCTCTTTCTCGATGCGGCCGTCGTCAAGGAGCTTTCGGAAAGCCGGTGGCAGGGGAAGGCGAATCGGTTAAGCGGCGAACATGGTGTCCATTGGGATGTGATCGATCAAGCGGCAGACGCCTCATGGAAGGTATCGAGTGAGTCGCAGGCGTTGTCCTACTCTCGTTCACTTGCGGAGGATGCATCGCGCGTGACAAATGGCGCTGGGCCTCTGGCGGGACAGATTATTCGCCAGCGCCGGAGTGCGGTGTCGTTTGACGGACGGACGGCGATTTCCGCCGCCGCGTTTTTTCGGATATTGCAGCGAGTCGTGCCGCGTGCCGAGCGTCTTCAGTTGGAACGTCCAATGCCGTGGGATTTATGGCCGCATGCTCCGGCGATTCATCTGATGATCTTTGTGCATCGGGTCGATGGGTTGACGCCGGGGCTGTATGTTCTAGTGCGGGATCGGGCGAAGTTGCCGCTGATTCAGCAGTCACTCAATCCGGAACTGGTCTGGACGCCGCCGCCGGGTTGTCCTGAAGATCTGGCGCTCTACTGGCTCTTGGAAGGTGATGCCAGGCGCGCGGCGGCGCAGGTGAGCTGCCATCAAGAGATTGCGGCGGACAGTGCCTTCTCATTGGGGATGCTGGCGGAGTTCGAGGGGCGCTTGCGCCACGTGGGTGCCTGGTTTTATCCTCGGCTGTTCTGGGAAGCGGGGTTGCTCGGCCAGGTGTTGTATCTGGAAGCGGAAGCCGCCGGGGTACGCGGAACAGGAATCGGCTGTTTCTTCGACGACCCGGTTCATGAGATGCTGGGGGTGCAGGGCTTGTCCTTTCAATCGCTCTATCACTTTACGATTGGCGGACCGGTGGAAGATCGCCGGATGATGACCTTGCCGGCGTATCACCATCTGAATCGGTAG
- a CDS encoding hypothetical protein (Evidence 4 : Unknown function but conserved in other organisms; MaGe:77307822): protein MFKIKKKIEKPKLPVLYNVIEDYSEADAPGNVTACAMTLPEDLAGHAKILSESYGVPLATMTELLTQGGVYVYPAEGGLLTRGLFACVLDPTGLLPKRTFVLDLMQFAETEHLARARSLPMAEAAYEIFHRTLPDELKEKLEQKNLGLDYRMIDRAVAKGGDIKYIDFRKDWSPHFKRLCIMPDGRLVETGGLEEFAQLHGITVAQAKALIEDGGTLEVGQEVLACQIVNGQSSVARFGAKNYLKAKELAAAKGIHMLDALSEVAYNDPVMMRGLVRKELSGSR from the coding sequence ATGTTTAAGATTAAGAAAAAGATCGAGAAGCCCAAGCTCCCGGTCCTTTATAACGTGATTGAGGATTACTCTGAAGCGGATGCGCCGGGGAATGTGACGGCTTGTGCGATGACGCTTCCGGAAGATTTGGCGGGACATGCCAAGATTCTGTCTGAAAGCTATGGGGTGCCGCTGGCCACGATGACAGAGTTGCTGACCCAGGGCGGGGTCTATGTGTATCCCGCCGAGGGCGGACTATTAACGCGGGGACTCTTCGCCTGCGTGCTCGATCCGACGGGCCTATTGCCGAAGCGGACGTTTGTGTTGGATCTGATGCAGTTTGCCGAGACGGAGCATCTGGCCCGGGCACGGTCGCTCCCGATGGCTGAGGCCGCCTATGAGATTTTCCATCGCACGTTGCCGGATGAGCTGAAGGAAAAGCTGGAGCAGAAAAATCTTGGCTTGGACTATCGCATGATCGATCGAGCCGTGGCGAAGGGCGGCGACATCAAGTACATCGATTTCCGCAAGGATTGGTCGCCGCATTTCAAGCGTCTCTGCATCATGCCGGACGGCCGGTTGGTCGAGACGGGCGGGCTGGAGGAATTCGCGCAGTTGCATGGAATCACGGTGGCGCAAGCCAAGGCCTTGATCGAGGACGGCGGGACGCTCGAGGTGGGGCAGGAAGTGTTGGCCTGCCAGATTGTGAACGGCCAGTCGTCGGTGGCGCGGTTCGGCGCGAAAAACTATCTGAAAGCGAAAGAGTTAGCCGCCGCAAAGGGGATTCATATGCTGGATGCCTTGAGCGAAGTCGCCTACAACGATCCGGTCATGATGCGCGGGCTGGTGCGGAAGGAATTATCCGGCAGCCGCTAG
- a CDS encoding VanZ domain-containing protein (MaGe:77307823) gives MRLTFWILYSALILASGVYGSVFVGHSHWDYVIWIPPLEEIQSFQFWFDIIVNVTLYIPFAFLYLQHRDSDARSALITAVLFGLLLSCTVELYQLYSHNRRPSPSDIVCNLSGTIIGTFLWVAWRKHMRQVTQSTAPATPTP, from the coding sequence ATGAGGCTGACGTTCTGGATTCTGTACAGCGCCCTCATTCTCGCCAGCGGCGTCTATGGGTCCGTCTTTGTCGGCCATTCTCATTGGGACTATGTCATTTGGATTCCGCCCCTTGAGGAGATACAATCATTTCAGTTCTGGTTCGATATTATCGTGAACGTCACCCTCTACATCCCCTTTGCTTTCCTGTACCTTCAACATCGGGATTCGGATGCGAGATCAGCCCTTATCACGGCCGTGCTTTTTGGATTACTTCTTTCCTGTACCGTCGAGCTATATCAACTCTATTCTCACAATCGCCGCCCCTCGCCTTCGGATATTGTCTGCAACCTCAGCGGCACCATCATTGGAACATTTCTTTGGGTAGCCTGGCGAAAACATATGAGGCAGGTGACTCAATCGACCGCGCCTGCTACTCCCACCCCATAA
- a CDS encoding Response regulatory domain-containing protein (MaGe:77307824), whose translation MQTNAKILIVDDSMDFQLFMKTILTEANYAVLSSSDTLQATGKALRDKPALIILDLILPGGDGWMLLDRFKTNILTKHIPIVIVTGQTKPGLEKRSKSKGAAGFFHKPIEKGTFVNTINALLAAPTSTSI comes from the coding sequence ATGCAAACCAATGCCAAAATACTGATCGTCGACGACAGCATGGACTTTCAGCTATTCATGAAAACCATACTGACCGAAGCGAACTATGCCGTCTTGTCTTCCAGCGATACGCTCCAAGCAACCGGCAAAGCGCTCCGAGACAAACCTGCCCTCATTATTCTGGATCTCATACTCCCTGGCGGAGATGGCTGGATGTTGCTTGATCGCTTCAAAACGAATATTTTAACCAAACACATTCCCATCGTGATCGTGACGGGTCAAACCAAGCCTGGACTCGAAAAACGATCCAAATCCAAAGGAGCCGCCGGATTTTTCCACAAGCCCATCGAGAAGGGAACGTTCGTCAACACGATTAATGCTCTTCTCGCCGCCCCAACCTCTACCTCTATATAG
- a CDS encoding PilZ domain-containing protein (MaGe:77307825) — MEHHRQCPRFDVNFESTFASDTFAGQGTITNLSMGGCSIEANIALPAQSLVDLQIQLPGFPRPLRIEQGVVRWARGNTFGLEFHALSEPDTTCLQQLLQDLDQRPLAVGRQAAH; from the coding sequence ATGGAACATCATCGGCAGTGCCCACGATTCGACGTCAACTTTGAGAGCACCTTTGCCAGCGACACCTTTGCAGGCCAGGGCACGATTACCAACTTGTCCATGGGCGGTTGTAGTATTGAAGCAAACATCGCGCTGCCGGCTCAAAGCCTCGTCGACCTCCAGATCCAACTCCCGGGTTTCCCCCGGCCGCTGAGGATCGAACAGGGCGTTGTCCGCTGGGCGCGCGGCAATACCTTCGGCCTGGAATTCCACGCACTGTCTGAGCCGGATACAACCTGTCTCCAACAACTGCTACAGGACCTGGATCAGAGACCGCTAGCAGTCGGGCGGCAGGCCGCGCACTAA
- a CDS encoding Response regulator (MaGe:77307826): MATILIIDDEESIRHLLREVLEKAGHQVFEASNGREGLEVYQKQPADLVIMDLLMPDTDGLETTLQLTREYVDAKVIAITGAQGDRNFLDVANLFGARRTFQKPFDLNKLLQAIQEELAAK; this comes from the coding sequence ATGGCTACGATTTTGATCATCGACGACGAAGAATCCATCCGCCATCTCCTTCGTGAGGTGCTGGAAAAGGCCGGGCATCAGGTATTCGAAGCCTCCAATGGACGCGAAGGGCTTGAGGTGTATCAGAAGCAACCAGCCGATTTGGTTATCATGGATCTGTTGATGCCGGATACCGACGGCCTGGAAACGACACTCCAGCTAACCCGCGAGTATGTAGATGCCAAGGTGATCGCGATTACCGGCGCACAAGGCGATCGTAACTTTCTCGACGTGGCGAACCTGTTTGGCGCCAGGCGGACGTTCCAGAAGCCCTTCGATCTCAATAAGCTCCTTCAGGCCATACAGGAAGAGCTGGCTGCCAAGTAG
- a CDS encoding hypothetical protein (Evidence 4 : Unknown function but conserved in other organisms; MaGe:77307827), whose product MTIHSDWAWTRRTFLQTSAMTLALAVLPGLRPQRAVAQALPEGRLTFLNVWTNERLEVTYRNEAGEYDWEALDDVNHILRCHATGEVSAIDVRVLEHVNLVQKKIGGDREVHIISGYRSPEYNAKLVRAGRRAAKNSLHIQGQAMDIQIPGIHPKVIRQTALELGYGGIGYYPRSKFVHLDSGAFRSW is encoded by the coding sequence GTGACAATTCATTCGGATTGGGCTTGGACCCGCCGCACGTTTTTGCAAACATCTGCGATGACACTGGCTCTCGCCGTGCTGCCAGGGTTGCGGCCTCAGCGAGCCGTGGCGCAGGCGCTTCCTGAAGGCCGGCTGACCTTCTTAAATGTCTGGACCAATGAGCGGCTGGAGGTGACGTATCGCAATGAGGCCGGCGAGTACGATTGGGAAGCGCTGGACGACGTTAATCATATCTTGCGGTGCCATGCGACCGGAGAAGTCTCCGCGATCGATGTGCGGGTGTTGGAGCATGTCAATCTAGTGCAAAAGAAGATAGGCGGCGATCGGGAGGTTCATATCATCTCTGGTTATCGCTCTCCGGAGTATAACGCGAAGCTGGTGCGTGCCGGCCGGCGTGCGGCGAAAAATAGCCTGCATATACAGGGACAAGCGATGGATATACAGATTCCGGGTATCCATCCCAAAGTCATTCGACAGACCGCGCTCGAATTAGGCTATGGCGGCATCGGCTATTACCCTCGTTCGAAGTTCGTGCATCTGGACTCCGGAGCCTTCCGGTCCTGGTAA
- a CDS encoding FKBP-type peptidyl-prolyl cis-trans isomerase SlyD (MaGe:77307828) encodes MIGRLDALRCVCLVALLGTMVDAPAIQAEAANGAAKAVVSKGKHVSLEYTLKLNEKDVLESNVGGEPMTYVQGAEEIVPGLEKALEGMSVGEKKHIAVKPADAYGEVDQKAIQEVKKALVPEHAWKVGAELEARGPEGQSLFPHVTEVKEDSIVLDFNHPLAGKTLYFDVKILDIRTEAKTK; translated from the coding sequence ATGATCGGTCGTCTCGATGCTCTGAGATGTGTGTGTCTGGTTGCTCTGTTGGGTACGATGGTCGATGCGCCGGCGATTCAGGCGGAGGCGGCGAACGGCGCTGCGAAGGCCGTGGTTTCGAAGGGGAAGCACGTATCGCTCGAATACACGCTGAAGCTGAATGAGAAAGATGTCTTGGAATCGAACGTCGGTGGTGAACCGATGACCTATGTGCAGGGTGCGGAAGAAATTGTTCCTGGCCTAGAGAAAGCACTAGAGGGAATGTCGGTTGGAGAGAAGAAGCACATCGCCGTTAAACCTGCGGATGCGTACGGAGAGGTAGATCAGAAAGCCATTCAGGAAGTGAAGAAAGCGCTGGTTCCGGAGCATGCCTGGAAGGTCGGAGCCGAATTGGAAGCGCGGGGGCCTGAGGGCCAATCGCTGTTTCCCCATGTGACGGAAGTAAAAGAAGATTCCATCGTGCTGGATTTCAATCACCCGCTGGCCGGGAAGACCTTATACTTCGACGTCAAAATTCTGGACATCCGTACGGAAGCCAAGACCAAGTAG